Proteins from one Drosophila gunungcola strain Sukarami chromosome 3R, Dgunungcola_SK_2, whole genome shotgun sequence genomic window:
- the LOC128252445 gene encoding LOW QUALITY PROTEIN: transcription factor SPT20 homolog (The sequence of the model RefSeq protein was modified relative to this genomic sequence to represent the inferred CDS: inserted 1 base in 1 codon) has protein sequence MKQFLVLMCLAALSAAAPQGYKYQPQLPQLPALPIGNLRPQTPLSPSGIYSGAQVGVQVQQPAIQTVQTIAAAPAPAPAPVSAPAPLTLSLPIALPQQQLISTVQHQQQQQQQQPQQIVYQQQQQQQQQQLQQPQQVQQIVQTQYVQRPAIVTKDIYIHSAPEETEELRQDEPQLESVPIRKNYRIVFIKAPSQNLKHTAAALKRAQSSNEEKTVIYVLSKKPDLAEIQQQLQVTQSEAKVHKPEVYFIKYKTQEEAQRAQQEIQAQYDALGGATHISDEGVAPITSVSSGSLNLGSFGHQQQQQPXQVQVQLPVQQQSSFVQQSTSFATSVPSRKYVPAKTFK, from the exons ATGAAGCAGTTCCTCGTTCTAATG TGCCTGGCGGCCCTCTCCGCAGCCGCTCCCCAGGGATACAAGTACCAGCCCCAGCTGCCCCAGCTGCCCGCCCTGCCCATCGGCAACCTGCGGCCGCAGACGCCCCTCTCGCCCAGTGGAATATACTCGGGCGCCCAGGTCGGAGTCCAGGTCCAGCAGCCCGCCATTCAGACGGTGCAGACCATCGCCGCCGCTCCAGCCCCTGCCCCAGCTCCTGTTTCAGCTCCCGCTCCCCTGACCCTCTCCCTGCCCATTGCCCTGCCCCAGCAGCAACTGATCAGCACTgtgcagcaccagcaacagcagcagcagcagcagccccaGCAGATCGtctaccagcagcagcagcagcagcagcagcagcagctgcagcagccgcagcaagTGCAGCAAATCGTGCAGACGCAGTACGTCCAGCGACCGGCCATCGTCACCAAGGACATCTACATCCACTCTGCGCCCGAGGAGACGGAGGAGCTGCGCCAGGACGAGCCCCAGCTGGAGAGCGTGCCCATCCGCAAGAACTACCGCATCGTGTTCATCAAGGCGCCGTCCCAGAACCTGAAGCACACCGCCGCCGCCCTGAAGCGGGCCCAGTCCAGCAACGAGGAGAAGACCGTCATCTATGTGCTGAGCAAGAAGCCCGACCTGGCCGAGatccagcagcagctgcaggtCACCCAGTCGGAGGCCAAGGTGCACAAGCCCGAGGTCTACTTCATCAAGTACAAGACCCAGGAGGAGGCCCAGCGCGCCCAGCAGGAGATTCAGGCCCAGTATGACGCCCTCGGCGGCGCCACCCACATCTCGGACGAGGGCGTGGCCCCCATCACCAGCGTATCGAGTGGCTCCCTCAACCTGGGCAGCTTTgggcaccagcagcagcagcagc ctCAGGTGCAGGTGCAGTTGCCAGTCCAGCAGCAGAGCTCCTTCGTGCAGCAGTCCACCTCGTTTGCCACCTCCGTGCCGTCCAGGAAGTATGTGCCGGCCAAGACTTTCAAATGA
- the LOC128252451 gene encoding uncharacterized protein LOC128252451, with protein MHFFVVPCLLGLATAIPQGYNYQAQQQLQLPAIPQFASQAEQSLLQQALQAPQVQQVLSGGNVATSYSAASQQNQAAVYQPQPTQFNAYQPQQQQQQHLVSKDIYVHVPPAEEPEDRYPQPVLPPAPPRKHYRIVFIKAPTPSVSKAALRIKTAPVEEKTIIYVLTKKPDPLDLQAAIEEAAPKQPSKPEVFFIKYKTQEEAAHAQRTIQAQYDQLGGTSQISDEGVAPVTSVIGVLDNQRASGGPVGNLVNNYLPAHLRT; from the exons ATGCATTTCTTCGTT GTACCCTGCCTCCTGGGCCTTGCCACAGCCATTCCCCAGGGATACAACTACCAggcccagcagcagctgcagctgcccGCCATTCCACAATTCGCCAGCCAGGCCGAGCAGTCGCTGCTGCAGCAGGCGCTGCAGGCCCCACAGGTGCAGCAGGTCCTGTCCGGCGGAAACGTGGCCACCTCGTACTCCGCTGCGTCCCAGCAAAACCAGGCCGCTGTGTACCAGCCACAGCCGACGCAGTTCAATGCCTACcagccacagcaacagcagcagcaacacctcGTCTCCAAGGACATCTATGTGCATGTGCCACCGGCGGAGGAGCCCGAGGATCGCTACCCCCAGCCCGTCCTGCCGCCCGCGCCCCCGCGCAAGCACTACCGCATTGTGTTCATCAAGGCGCCCACGCCCAGCGTCTCCAAGGCGGCGCTGCGGATCAAGACGGCCCCCGTGGAGGAGAAGACCATCATCTACGTGCTGACCAAGAAGCCGGACCCCCTGGACCTGCAGGCGGCCATCGAGGAGGCCGCGCCCAAGCAGCCCAGCAAGCCGGAGGTCTTCTTCATCAAGTACAAGACGCAGGAGGAAgctgcgcatgcgcagcgCACCATTCAAG CCCAATATGACCAGCTTGGCGGCACCTCGCAAATCTCCGACGAGGGAGTCGCTCCTGTCACCTCAGTGATTGGCGTCCTGGACAACCAGCGTGCCAGTGGAGGTCCTGTAGGGAACCTGGTGAACAACTACCTGCCCGCCCATCTGCGCACTTAG
- the LOC128252450 gene encoding myb-like protein AA has product MRAFIVLCLSAVALAAPQGYNYNPGPSGFGGISATSGGGSFFQGAGAGAGQVGPVQVQQQPQAIYQQPAVQTHHHQHQVQQVQQQQQQQQQQAIVSKRFFIHSAPEEAEDYKERHITVGVPKRNYNVVFIKSPQRNNRKTIKISPAANEEKTVIYVLSKKGESDVQAEVVEQASSTSKPEVFFIKYKTAEEAAHAQQQIQAQYDALGGSSQLTDEGVAPVTSVIGALGGGDGHLDAGSAVGATGSGQIVSSGVSGSHTGNAYLPPNF; this is encoded by the exons ATGCGTGCATTCATT GTCCTGTGCCTTTCCGCCGTGGCGCTGGCCGCCCCCCAGGGCTACAACTACAACCCCGGTCCGTCCGGCTTTGGCGGCATCAGCGCCACCAGTGGCGGTGGCTCCTTCTTCCAGGGAGCTGGTGCCGGAGCCGGCCAGGTTGGCCCCGTCcaggtgcagcagcagccgcaggcCATCTACCAGCAGCCCGCCGTGCAGACCCatcaccaccagcaccaagtgcagcaggtgcagcagcagcagcagcagcagcagcagcaggccatCGTGTCCAAGCGCTTCTTCATCCACTCCGCCCCCGAGGAGGCCGAGGACTACAAGGAGCGACACATCACCGTGGGCGTGCCGAAGCGCAACTACAACGTGGTGTTCATAAAGTCGCCCCAGCGCAACAACAGGAAGACCATCAAGATCAGCCCCGCCGCCAACGAGGAGAAGACCGTCATCTACGTGCTGAGCAAGAAGGGCGAGAGCGACGTGCAGGCCGAGGTCGTGGAGCAGGCCAGCTCCACCAGCAAGCCGGAGGTCTTCTTCATCAAGTACAAGACCGCCGAGGAGGCCGCCCACGCCCAGCAGCAGATCCAGGCCCAGTACGACGCCCTGGGCGGCAGCAGCCAGCTGACCGACGAGGGTGTGGCCCCCGTCACCTCTGTGATTGGAGCTTTGGGCGGCGGTGATGGACACCTGGACGCCGGCTCCGCCGTCGGCGCCACTGGATCCGGCCAGATCGTCTCCTCCG